AGCCTCGGAGATGAGCTTGGAGATTTCGACGGACCTTCTGTCCGGGCCCGGCCTCTTCCTGTCGCTTACGGAGTAGGCTTCCATGTTGTATTTGCACTGCACGATCGCCTTGGTGGGGTTCTGCAGATGCCTGGGGTGGCACTCCCTCGGCCCATATACGGCCGCGAGGACCTTGTTCTTGCCTATTTCCACGTATGCGGAGCCGTCGGCGTTGTGCAGCACTCCGGCTTCCACTTTGATCTGCCTGTGCTCCTCGGCGGTGCGCCCGTCGATCCTCATTCCGTTCTCGTCAACCAATACCATATCAGTATGTCCGCTCATTGTAAGTCCTCCTCCTCTTCGTATTCGTCCTCTTCCTGGGGGAGCTCGCTCTCTATGTATTCTCTGACCCTATCCGTGAGATTGCTGGCCTGGGCCTTGGCCTCTATCATTTTCACCGCTTGGGCGGCGACATCAGCGTTTCTGTCGTCCCCGTCTATCCATATCATGCCGTTCTGCCCAACGGTGATGCGGCAGTCGGTCATGTTCTTCAGCATGGAGATCATCGATCCGCTCTTGCCTATGATCCTGGATACCTTGGAATGGGAGATCTTGACGAGCCTCCCGCCCTCCAGCCTCCTGAGGCCGGAATCCTTCATGGTGACGTTGATCTTCTTGCTCTCGTCGACGGACAGGACCTTGAGCAGGACGACCTGTCCCATATTCAGATATCTGGATGTGTCTCCGAACTCCACTTTCCACGGCACTTCGTTGACGTGGAGGGGAGCGGGATACGGCGCGCAAATGTCAATCAGCCAGTTGGAGGGGCCGATGTCCACGATGATGCCGATCACGGTATCCCCTGACGTCGGCATGTAGCATCCCCTCAGGGGTATGACCCCGACCGTGTTCTGGAAGACGTTTCTGACGCCCATGACGCTGGCGCGGACTTTGCCGTCGAACACGTAAGCGTTCTCGCCGGGCTTCATCCCAGATCCGTCAAGAACATCGCCCGGGACGACGATCTCGCGCGTCTGCCTGGCATTTCTCTTTTCCATCTGTTATCACTCTCATTGTCACTTAAGCAGTTTCACGGATGCTGTTCCTTTCGTCTTATGCTTCAGCTTGTCCGTGATTTCGTTGGTCAGCCCGCCGGGGATCTCCATAACCCCGATCCATGAGCCGTCCGAGGTCCACTCCTCCCTTTCGACGATCCCGTAATGGATCAGATCGTCGTAGCAGCGGCCATAGTCCGAGCCATTCAGTTTGATGGCTATGCGGCTTTTCTCGAATTTTATGGGGATCATCGGCCTGAGAAGCTTCATGGCATCATCGATCTCCTTCTGAAGGGGTTTGAAGGGATCGACGCGGAATTTGGCCTCATCGAGAGCGAGCTGGATCCTCAGAGGCGGGTGCGGGGTATGGGTCTGGGGGTTGATGGCGTTGGATGCTATGTACGCGATAACCTGTTGCCTCTTGGCTTCGAGCATTTCCTTGCGCTGCTCCGCGGTTATCTGTATCTCGCCCTTTTCCGCTATCTTCCTCGCGATCTCGCCGATATCGTCGGTTCCGAACGCCTCTTTGATCTTGTCTTCCGCGGGTTTGGTCCCTTTGCTGGCGTTTTTGAAGACTTCCTCGACGGCCATGTATTCTACTATGTCAAACTCCTTTCCCTGCTTGATCAAATCCACTACCTTGGGGTCAAGTAGGATCTCGAACGTTTCGCCGTGGGTCTCAAGTTTGGCTGTTATCGCGTCGTCGAGGCTGACCATTTCGATGCCTTCATTGTTTGTTGGCGATGATCTCCGCGATCTCGGATCCGGAGAGTCTCCTGAATTTCTTGCCTTCCTCGGCAACGCTGATCTCGATGGAGTCCGCTTTGGGCTCCTCTTCGATGGCGGCTTCGAGGGCTTCGAGGCCGACTTTCATCGCTTTGGAGAATTCCATGTCGTCTTCGTACTCTTTCTCGAGGACTTCGACCGCGGCCGCGCGTCCGATTCCCATGCAGGTCGCTTTGTATGCCACGAGCGCCCCTGAAGGGTCCGTCTCGAAGAGGTGCACGCCAAGCTCATCGCTTCCGGCGACGAGGAGGGCGGTCCCGAAGGGGCGGTATCCTCCCTGGGTGTATTGCTGTTTGGCGTCGCAGATCTCCTTCACGAGCATCTCGACGGACATGTTCTCGCCGAAATTGACCCTGTGGTCCTCGGAAACTCTTCTGGCGTAATCCACGAGAACCCTGGCATCAGCAACGAGACCAGAGGTCGCGCATCCGGTGTACTCATCGATCTGGTGGATTTTCTCGGTGGATTTGGGTTCGATGAGCCTGTTCAGGGATCTTCTGTCCACGATGAGCGCGACTCCGCCTTTGTACTTGATTCCAATGGTTGACGATCCTTTTTTGACGGCTTCGCGGGCGTATTCCACCTGGAAAAGCCTTCCGTCCGGGGAAAAGATGTTGGTTCCTTTGTCGTATGCCATCTGCCCAGGTTGCATTCTTTCAACTCCTTATTAACGGGTGCGTGAAAACATGGCCGATATAAAGACGTTTAGCAGGGTTGCGTCCCGCCTTCATTTCTTCCTTTTGCGGGGGACTCTGAGGTCCGGGTCCAAGTCGCGGAGGGAGCGGAGGGTCCCAGACGTTCTGAGCGATTTCGATCCCCCGAAAGATGATGAGATCGCGGAGACCGCCGCCTCCCTGTCGGCCGGCGAGCACCTTATGACGGCTTTGCCTTTGCCGCAGGTTATCGCTTTGGCGCTTGGAACGGGGGGTTCCGCCTTTTCGAGGGCCATAACTATGCCGTCGCGGTCGGTGCCTTCGGGCACTTCGAACGATATGTAGCGGCGCCTCCCCCGGACGGATTTCACGGTCATGCCGGCTCCCAGCCCCTCATCGGTTATAATGGTTGTCAGACATGCCGACGGCAGTGTCCCGTTTTCGCGTAGTTTTGGCGGCATTGGCGGAAACTTATTACGAATTTATTATTAGTAATACTATATGTTGGATGTCGGTCCATCCATCATTGACCATAGCCAGACTTTGAACCCCTTATCTTTTTTTCGAAACCTTATATTTAAACGATTATATGGATATTACATCCAATCCATAATTACTTATAATTTTCAGCTTTCCAAAACCGATTTTTTTCTACAATAATATTGGTAGCATTATCAAAACAGACAATATCAAAAAATGGGATTCTTGAACTATCTGGCTATTATTATTTTTAGTCAATCCTAAATATTTTTTTTATTGGTAGATAATAAAAGTCTGCCGAAATTTCTATAAAAATTTTGTTTCGATGCCCTTATTATATGGAACCAACTACCCCCAACTGTTCCAAACACCAGTTGGTATACGGAGGCAATGATTTGAGCAAATCGGCATTGGTTATCGGTGGAGGAATCGCTGGAATCCAGGCTTCGTTGGATCTTGCGGACCGCGGTATTCATGTCTACCTGGTAGAGAAAGACCCTACCATCGGTGGAAAGATGTGCCGTCTGGACAAGACTTTCCCAACGAACGACTGTTCCGCGTGTATTCTCTCGCCTAAAATGGCTGACTGTAGCGGACATCCCAACATCGACGTTCTCACCTATCACGAGGTTCTGAAAGTCGATGGAGCGGCCGGAGACTTCAAAGTCACCGTCCTCAAGAAAGCGAGATACGTCAACCCCAGCGAGTGTACTGGTTGCGGCGACTGTATCGCTAAATGTCCCGTGAAAAATGTTCCTGACGAGTATGAGTTCGGACTCGTCAACAGGAAAGCTATCTACATCCCCCACGCGCAGGCTGTGCCCCGCGTCGCAGTAATCGACAAGACGAAGTGCATGAAGCTCACCAAAGACAAGTGCGGAAACTGCGCCAAAGTCTGCGGAAAAGGAGCCATCCACTACGATGACAAGGACGAGGAGATCGTCCTCGAAGTCGGTTCCATCGTTGCCGCCCCCGGATTCCAGATCTGGGACGCCAACATCGCAACCGAGTACGGGTACGGCAGATACAAGAACGTCGTCACCGCTATCGAGTACGAGAGGATGATGTGCGCTTCCGGACCTGACAAGGGTCACATTACTATCCCCTACTCCAAGATTGACCCCAACACCAAAGCCCACCCGACCAAGATCGCATACATCCAGTGCTGCGGATCCAGGTCCGAGAAGAAAGGCTGGAAGAAATACTGCTCGTCCGTGTGCTGCATGTACGCCACCAAACAGGCCATGATCACCAAAGAGCACGGCGACGTCCAGGAAGACATCTTCTTTATGGACATCAGATCCTACGGAAAGGAGTTCGAGGCCTATATTATCAGAGGTCAGGAGCAGTACGGCATCAACATGCACAGGGGAGCCCGCGTGTCCAACATCGAGGAGGACCCCGAGACGCACGCCCTCACCATCAACTACACCGACGACCAGAACAACGGAGTTTCCGAGACCTTCGACATCGTCGTTCTGTCCATCGGACTCGCTCCTCCAGTCGGAGCCGAAGAATTCGCCAAGACCCTCGGCATCGAGCTGAACGAGTACGGATTCTGCAAGACCTCCGTCTTCAAGCCTCTCGAGACCACCAGGCCCGGAGTCTTCGTCACCGGAGCTTTCGCAGCCCCCAAGGACATCCCCACCTCCGTCGCCGAAGCCTGCGGTGCTTCCGCCAAGGCCGGAGCATGGATCGTCAAGAAAGACTTCAAGCCCTGCGCGCCCAAAGAGTATCCCCCAGAGAAGGATGTCTCCGGACAGGAGCCTCGCATCGGAGTCTGGGTCTGCCACTGCGGTATCAACATCGGATCTGTGGTCAAGGTCCCCGAGGTCGTCAAATACGCCAAGACCCTGCCCAACGTGGTCCTCGCTGAGGAGACACAGTACGCCTGCGCCCAGGACTGCCTCAACTCGATCTCGACCGCGATCAAAGAGCAGAACCTGAACAGAGTCGTCGTTGCGTCATGCACCCCCAGGACCCACGAGCCCCTCTTCAGAGAGGCATGCAGGGACGGTGGGCTGAACAAATACCTGTTCAACATGGCCAACATCCGTGACCAGTGCTCTTGGATCCACATGCACGAGCCCGACGCGGCCACCAACAAAGCGAAAGACCTCCTCAGGATGGCCCTCGCCAAAGCCGCTCTCCTCGAGCCTCTCGTCGGTTCCGAGATACCCGTCACCAACGCCGCCGCCGTCATCGGAGGAGGAATCACCGGTATGAACGCCGCCCTCGACATCGCCGCTCAGGGATACCCCGTGCACCTCGTCGAGAAGGAGAAGGAGCTGGGAGGATTCGCCCGCAACTTCAGGTTCAAAGAGGATGGCGTCTCCGTCTGCGACTATCTCAAAGAGCTCATCGCGAAAGTCGAGAAATGCCCCCTCATCACCGTCCACAAAGGCGTGACCGTGCTCGACATCCCCGGATTCGTCGGAAACTTCACCCTCAGGCTCTCGGACGGAAAAGACTACCCCGTCGGAGGCGTCCTCTTCGCCGTCGGTGCGACCCCCTACAAGCCCACCGAGTTCAACTACGGAAAGGACCCCAAGGTCATGACCCAGATCGAAGCCGAGCAGAAGATCGCCGCCGGAGACTTCAAAGCCCAGAACGTCGCGCTCATCCAGTGCGTCGGTTCCAGGAACGACGACGTCCACTACTGCTCTCGCGTCTGCTGCGCTTCTTCGCTCCGCATCGCGATCAAGATCAAGATGGCCAACCCGATGGCTAACGTCACCGTGTTCCACAAGGACATCAGGACCTACGGATTCCGCGAGGAGCTCTACCAGAAAGCTTCCATGGTCGGAGTCAGGTTCCTCAGGTACCCCGTGGACAACAAGCTCCCCGACTACGACGGCAGCTGCGTCAAGGCCTACGACGCCACTCTCGGACAGGACCTTTCAGTCCCCGTCGACGCCGTCATCCTCGCCGCCGGAGTCCAGCCTGACAGGGAGAACAAGGAGAACCTCGCCAAGATGGTCAAGGTCCCCATATCCAAGGACGGATTCTACTTCGAGGCCCACCAGAAGCTCAGGCCCGTCGACTTCGCCACCGAAGGTGTCTATGTCGCTGGAGCCGCACACTGGCCCAAATTCATGGACGAGTGCATCGCCCAGGCTTCCGGAGCCGCTTCCAGGATGCTGACCGTCATCTCCAAGGACAAGCTCATCTCCGAAGGTATCGTCGCCGGAGTCAACGCCGCGCTGTGCGACGGATGCGGAGTCTGCGTCGGATGCTGCGACTACAACGCCGTGGCCCTCGTCAAGCAGGAGGACGGATCCTTGAAGAGCGAAGTCAACGCCGGTCTGTGCAAGGGATGCGGAAGCTGCGTCGCCTCATGCCCGTCCGGTGCCCTTGAGCAGAGAGGATTCAGAGGCAAGCAGATCATCGCAGAGATCGACGCATGCCTTGACTACCCCGTCGGAGGAGAGTGATTCCAATGGCAGATTTCGAACCCAGAATAGTCACCTTCTGCTGCAACTGGTGCTCGTACGCGGGCGCAGACGGAGCAGGAGTCGCCAGGCTTCAGATGCCCACGAACTTCCGCATCATCAGGACGATGTGCTCCGCCCGTGTCGACCCCGAGTTCATCCTCAGGGCCTTCTCCAAAGGCGCAGACGGCGTCATGGTCCTCGGATGCCACCCCGGAGACTGCCACTACATCGGCGGAAACTACAGGGCGAGAAGAAGAATCGCGCTCCTGAGGCTCGTCCTCGAGCAGTACGGATTCGACCCCAAGAGATTGAAGCTCGAGTGGGTTTCAGCGTCTGAAGGAGAGAAATTCCAGAAGACCGTCTGCGAATTCGTCGACGTCATCAAAGCCCTCGGTCCAACCCCCCTTGTGAAGGAGGCAAACTGATATGAGTTTCTTAGACAAACTGTTCAAGAAGAAGGAAAGCGTCGAGAGCGCCGCCAAAGAGACGGTCGCCAACGCCGCCAAAGCGGCAGACAAAGCCGTGGACAAAGGTGCGGCCGCTGTCGCCGACCTCGGGGAAAAGGTTACCCACGTCCTCGAGAAAGCGGACCTCGGAGAGCTTCTCCCCGGAGCGCCTTCCGGCGGGAAGATCAACCTTGCCATCTACTGGGCTGCGGCTTGCGGAGGATGCGACGTCTCTATCCTCGACGTCAACGAGAGGATCCTGACCGTCGGTGACATGGCCAACATCGTCATGTGGCCCGTCGCCGCGGATGGGAAAGAGAAGGACATCGCAGCCATGGATGACGGAGAGATCACTGTCTCCATCATCTCCGGAGCGGTCAGGAACACCGAGAACGAGCACATGGTCAAGCTGCTCAGGCAGAAGTCCAAGATCGTCGTCGCCTACGGAACTTGCGCATGCTTCGGCGGAAGCCCCGCCCTTGCCAACCTCGTCCCCGACGGAAAGGACGACATCCTGAACTACGTCTACACCAAGACCCCCACCAGCGCCAACTTCCAGGCGGATTACCACAAAGACAAGCCGGTCATCCCCCAGGTCTCATACCAGGCGCCCGAGGGAGAGCTCACCCTGCCCGTTCTGTTCGACACCGTGAAGACTCTGGACCAGGTCGTCGACGTGGACTACTTCGTCCCCGGATGCCCTCCCCAGCAGGAGACCATCAGCCAGATGCTGAAAGCCGTCGCCGACTTCGCGTACGCCGGAGTTGCTCTGCCCCCCAAGGGAACCACCATCGGCATCACCACCAAGACTATGTGCGATGAATGCCCCAGGAAGAAGGCCAACGCCAGAATCGACAAATTCCTCGACCCCTACCAGGTCAACGTCGAAGAGGGCAAATGCCTGATGGACCAGGGAATCCTGTGCCTCGGCCCCTCTACCATCGGAGGATGCGGAGCCAGATGCACCAAGGCAGGCCAGCCTTGCCGCGGATGCTACGGACCCACCGCGGAAGTCCAGGAGCAGGGAGCCAGTATGTTCACCGCCGTCGCATCTCTGATGCCTGTCCTCGACGACGATCCCATCATCGACGAGGAGAAGATCATCAAGCTCGTCAGCGAGATCAAGGACCCCCTCGGATACTTCTATGCCTTCACTATGGGCAAAGCTCTGATCAAGAAAGCCGTCAAAGAGACTGGAGGTCAGTAAATGGCAGCACCTATCATTTGGGATGACAAGCAGAAAGTCAAAGGTAACCGTGTGACCGTCGACCCGATCACCCGTCTCGAAGGCCACGGAAAAATCGAGATCTTCCTTGACGACAAGGGAGACGTCACCAACGCATACTGGCAGGTCCCCGAACTCAGAGGGTTCGAGAGATTCTGCATCGGAAGGAGGATCACCGAGCTCAACCAGATCACCGCCAGGCTTTGCGGCGTCTGCCCCGGAGCCCACCACCTCGCTTCCACCAAAGCTATCGACGGATGCTTCAACGCGAAGCCCACCCCGACCGCTTACCACATCAGGGACACGTTCTACAACGCGCACTTCGTGCACAGCCACATCGCGCACTTCTACGCTCTGGCCGCGCCCGACTTCGTGTGCGGACCCGCAGCCCCCGCCGCGGAGAGGAACGTCCTCGGAGTCGTCGGCCGCGTCGGTCTCGAGCTCGGAGGAGCCGTCCTCAAAGCCCGTGCGGAAGCCCAGGAGATCCAGACCATCCTCGGAGGGAAAGCGACCCACCCCGTCATGGGAGTCGCCGGAGGAGTCACCAAATCCGTCACCGAAGAGGAGAGGCAGAAGATGATCGCCAACGCGAAAGACATGCTGGAGTTCGCCAAGACCTCCGTGCAGGTCTTCAAGGACGTCGTCTACGCCAACAAAGACTACATGGGCATCGTCCTGAACCCCGACCTCTACTACCACGAGACCTACCACATGGGTCTGGTCAACGGCAAGGGACAGTTCGAGATCCACGACGGAAAAGTCAAGGTCGTCAACCAGAAGGGCGAGCAGACCCACCTCTACGACCCCTACGACTACCTCGACAACATCGGCGAGGCCATCGAGCCCTGGTCCTACGAGAAATTCCCCTACCTGAGGAAACCCGGATACAAAGGTCTCGTAGACGGGCCCGACAGCGGTCTGTACAGAGCGTCTCCCCTTTCCAGGCTCAACGTCGCCGAGTCCATGCCCACGCCTCTCGCCCAGGACGCCTTGGTCGAGTACCGCGGCATCCTCAAAGACGCCGGCGTCAAAGGACCCTGCCAGCACACCCTGGTCACCCACTGGGCAAGGATCATCGAGCTCCTCTGCTGCGCTGAGAAGTGCCTGGAGGACTGCGAGGACAAAGATGCGTTCAAAGGCGACATCAAGCAGACCGACCTCGTCCCCGGCGGACGCGGAGTCGGATGCGTCGAGGCTCCCCGCGGAACCCTGACCCACGACTACACCTGCGATGAGAACGGAATCGTTACCGCATGCAACCTCGTCGTCGGTACCACCAACAACAACGGTCCCATCTGCATGGACGTCGCCAAAGTCGCGAAAGCCCTCATCCACAACTTCGAGGTTTCCCCCGGTCTCCTCAACATGTGCGAGATGGCCTTCAGGGCTTACGACCCCTGCAACTCCTGCGCTACCCACAGCCTCCCCGGCCAGATGCCTCTGACCGCCGAGATCAGGAACGCCGACGGAACCGTCTACGACACGATCACCCGCAACTGATCGGAAAAACAGAGGGGGAAACCCCTCATCTTTTATTTTATACCAATTTATTATCTTTATTTTATTATTTTTATAAAATCAATCACTCTATAATTTATTTCATCTGAAATTCACTGTAAATAATGTGAATAATGGGTTTCCAGTGGAAATAAAGGGGTGGGTCAGGAAAAATCCGATTGGAATCGTATCTTCGGATTTCCGCGGCGTGTTTTTCTGACCATTAGGTCTGAGCGCTTCCCGAGGTCCACGCCGTCGAGAAGGTAGAAATGGGAGCCGTCGAAGTCGACCAGTTCGCTTCCCAATATGGGGCCGATCGGTTCGGTCTCCTCGGAATTCATAGGCGACCCGCCCAGCATCCTGTTGAATGCCGGCACTACAACGAATGCCTCCGGCAATGCGGGATAGGTCTCATTGGATTCTTCTTTGAATCTTCCCCTGATCCAGCAGGGTTCCGTCATTATCTTGCCTATCCCATCGACGAACATGACCGCGGGGTGGTT
The DNA window shown above is from Candidatus Methanomethylophilaceae archaeon and carries:
- a CDS encoding S1 RNA-binding domain-containing protein; translation: MEKRNARQTREIVVPGDVLDGSGMKPGENAYVFDGKVRASVMGVRNVFQNTVGVIPLRGCYMPTSGDTVIGIIVDIGPSNWLIDICAPYPAPLHVNEVPWKVEFGDTSRYLNMGQVVLLKVLSVDESKKINVTMKDSGLRRLEGGRLVKISHSKVSRIIGKSGSMISMLKNMTDCRITVGQNGMIWIDGDDRNADVAAQAVKMIEAKAQASNLTDRVREYIESELPQEEDEYEEEEDLQ
- a CDS encoding ribosome assembly factor SBDS translates to MVSLDDAITAKLETHGETFEILLDPKVVDLIKQGKEFDIVEYMAVEEVFKNASKGTKPAEDKIKEAFGTDDIGEIARKIAEKGEIQITAEQRKEMLEAKRQQVIAYIASNAINPQTHTPHPPLRIQLALDEAKFRVDPFKPLQKEIDDAMKLLRPMIPIKFEKSRIAIKLNGSDYGRCYDDLIHYGIVEREEWTSDGSWIGVMEIPGGLTNEITDKLKHKTKGTASVKLLK
- the psmA gene encoding archaeal proteasome endopeptidase complex subunit alpha, which gives rise to MAYDKGTNIFSPDGRLFQVEYAREAVKKGSSTIGIKYKGGVALIVDRRSLNRLIEPKSTEKIHQIDEYTGCATSGLVADARVLVDYARRVSEDHRVNFGENMSVEMLVKEICDAKQQYTQGGYRPFGTALLVAGSDELGVHLFETDPSGALVAYKATCMGIGRAAAVEVLEKEYEDDMEFSKAMKVGLEALEAAIEEEPKADSIEISVAEEGKKFRRLSGSEIAEIIANKQ
- a CDS encoding CoB--CoM heterodisulfide reductase iron-sulfur subunit A family protein yields the protein MEPTTPNCSKHQLVYGGNDLSKSALVIGGGIAGIQASLDLADRGIHVYLVEKDPTIGGKMCRLDKTFPTNDCSACILSPKMADCSGHPNIDVLTYHEVLKVDGAAGDFKVTVLKKARYVNPSECTGCGDCIAKCPVKNVPDEYEFGLVNRKAIYIPHAQAVPRVAVIDKTKCMKLTKDKCGNCAKVCGKGAIHYDDKDEEIVLEVGSIVAAPGFQIWDANIATEYGYGRYKNVVTAIEYERMMCASGPDKGHITIPYSKIDPNTKAHPTKIAYIQCCGSRSEKKGWKKYCSSVCCMYATKQAMITKEHGDVQEDIFFMDIRSYGKEFEAYIIRGQEQYGINMHRGARVSNIEEDPETHALTINYTDDQNNGVSETFDIVVLSIGLAPPVGAEEFAKTLGIELNEYGFCKTSVFKPLETTRPGVFVTGAFAAPKDIPTSVAEACGASAKAGAWIVKKDFKPCAPKEYPPEKDVSGQEPRIGVWVCHCGINIGSVVKVPEVVKYAKTLPNVVLAEETQYACAQDCLNSISTAIKEQNLNRVVVASCTPRTHEPLFREACRDGGLNKYLFNMANIRDQCSWIHMHEPDAATNKAKDLLRMALAKAALLEPLVGSEIPVTNAAAVIGGGITGMNAALDIAAQGYPVHLVEKEKELGGFARNFRFKEDGVSVCDYLKELIAKVEKCPLITVHKGVTVLDIPGFVGNFTLRLSDGKDYPVGGVLFAVGATPYKPTEFNYGKDPKVMTQIEAEQKIAAGDFKAQNVALIQCVGSRNDDVHYCSRVCCASSLRIAIKIKMANPMANVTVFHKDIRTYGFREELYQKASMVGVRFLRYPVDNKLPDYDGSCVKAYDATLGQDLSVPVDAVILAAGVQPDRENKENLAKMVKVPISKDGFYFEAHQKLRPVDFATEGVYVAGAAHWPKFMDECIAQASGAASRMLTVISKDKLISEGIVAGVNAALCDGCGVCVGCCDYNAVALVKQEDGSLKSEVNAGLCKGCGSCVASCPSGALEQRGFRGKQIIAEIDACLDYPVGGE
- a CDS encoding hydrogenase iron-sulfur subunit translates to MADFEPRIVTFCCNWCSYAGADGAGVARLQMPTNFRIIRTMCSARVDPEFILRAFSKGADGVMVLGCHPGDCHYIGGNYRARRRIALLRLVLEQYGFDPKRLKLEWVSASEGEKFQKTVCEFVDVIKALGPTPLVKEAN
- a CDS encoding oxidoreductase, with protein sequence MSFLDKLFKKKESVESAAKETVANAAKAADKAVDKGAAAVADLGEKVTHVLEKADLGELLPGAPSGGKINLAIYWAAACGGCDVSILDVNERILTVGDMANIVMWPVAADGKEKDIAAMDDGEITVSIISGAVRNTENEHMVKLLRQKSKIVVAYGTCACFGGSPALANLVPDGKDDILNYVYTKTPTSANFQADYHKDKPVIPQVSYQAPEGELTLPVLFDTVKTLDQVVDVDYFVPGCPPQQETISQMLKAVADFAYAGVALPPKGTTIGITTKTMCDECPRKKANARIDKFLDPYQVNVEEGKCLMDQGILCLGPSTIGGCGARCTKAGQPCRGCYGPTAEVQEQGASMFTAVASLMPVLDDDPIIDEEKIIKLVSEIKDPLGYFYAFTMGKALIKKAVKETGGQ
- a CDS encoding Ni/Fe hydrogenase subunit alpha encodes the protein MAAPIIWDDKQKVKGNRVTVDPITRLEGHGKIEIFLDDKGDVTNAYWQVPELRGFERFCIGRRITELNQITARLCGVCPGAHHLASTKAIDGCFNAKPTPTAYHIRDTFYNAHFVHSHIAHFYALAAPDFVCGPAAPAAERNVLGVVGRVGLELGGAVLKARAEAQEIQTILGGKATHPVMGVAGGVTKSVTEEERQKMIANAKDMLEFAKTSVQVFKDVVYANKDYMGIVLNPDLYYHETYHMGLVNGKGQFEIHDGKVKVVNQKGEQTHLYDPYDYLDNIGEAIEPWSYEKFPYLRKPGYKGLVDGPDSGLYRASPLSRLNVAESMPTPLAQDALVEYRGILKDAGVKGPCQHTLVTHWARIIELLCCAEKCLEDCEDKDAFKGDIKQTDLVPGGRGVGCVEAPRGTLTHDYTCDENGIVTACNLVVGTTNNNGPICMDVAKVAKALIHNFEVSPGLLNMCEMAFRAYDPCNSCATHSLPGQMPLTAEIRNADGTVYDTITRN